In Spirosoma agri, one DNA window encodes the following:
- a CDS encoding RNA polymerase sigma factor — MERYTHPPDPSGDKAGFPIDTPSTIPSNSGQSTVAPDTNTTEQQQWAALQEGSADALSWFYQRYGKMLLNYGYRLAPDKELVKDTVQDLFVQVWGKATKLPAITSPKAYFIVALRRELIRRITKQRQFSDATPDEDKELSAEEQLIATQTDDSITDRLARFINQLPPRQREIIFLKYYSSLATDEIADVMELTSPSVYKLLYKALDNLRQLCAGWEAVWAFCCLTFSALFSELIN; from the coding sequence ATGGAACGTTATACGCATCCACCTGACCCATCCGGGGATAAGGCTGGTTTTCCTATTGATACGCCAAGTACTATTCCTTCAAATAGTGGTCAATCGACTGTAGCACCCGATACAAATACCACCGAACAACAACAGTGGGCAGCATTACAGGAGGGCAGTGCGGATGCGTTGTCCTGGTTCTACCAGCGGTATGGCAAAATGCTGCTCAACTACGGCTACCGGCTGGCTCCCGATAAGGAACTGGTCAAAGACACAGTCCAGGATTTATTTGTTCAGGTCTGGGGCAAAGCGACAAAATTGCCAGCCATTACGTCACCCAAAGCGTATTTCATCGTGGCGTTACGTCGGGAATTGATCCGACGTATTACGAAGCAACGTCAATTCTCGGACGCCACACCCGACGAAGACAAGGAGCTTTCCGCTGAGGAACAACTCATTGCCACGCAAACCGACGACTCGATTACAGATCGCTTAGCCCGTTTCATCAATCAATTGCCACCCCGTCAGCGCGAAATTATTTTCCTGAAGTATTACAGTTCTCTGGCAACTGACGAAATCGCTGACGTGATGGAGTTGACTTCGCCATCTGTCTACAAGCTACTCTACAAAGCACTGGACAATCTCCGGCAGTTATGCGCAGGTTGGGAAGCCGTCTGGGCATTCTGCTGTCTCACGTTTTCCGCTCTATTTTCTGAGCTTATCAACTAA
- a CDS encoding helix-turn-helix domain-containing protein → MKRIPQFDGLYGEVSDQTGSSDRFCPPQAVVGVPGHQPDSEYLFSELLETRSHLFDWVIQPHVHPRLCQLFFVEMGRVDFSEATQKRQLTGPVVLLIPPTALHGLIYTPDTRGRILTLSDSLLDSLFPDTSPLKPMLGSVQCIQVFEEPYSAPVVGQLIAQIDEELFGDQPEKRTMLHLSLQRLFVILYRLWQQNQTMQNSPNNLPQHYFRQFQQRVRQVGTTHTITQYADDLAITPVHLNRICQAVAGKSASQFVQMHILDEARKYLTYTTYSVSEIAYLLHFEYPNYFARFFRKHMGVSPTQFREGQRAT, encoded by the coding sequence ATGAAACGCATTCCCCAGTTTGACGGACTATACGGCGAGGTCAGCGATCAAACCGGTTCGTCAGACCGGTTTTGTCCACCACAGGCTGTTGTCGGGGTGCCGGGCCATCAGCCGGATAGCGAGTACTTGTTCTCTGAACTGCTCGAAACGCGTAGCCATCTGTTCGATTGGGTGATTCAACCACACGTTCACCCCCGCTTATGTCAACTATTTTTTGTCGAAATGGGTCGTGTCGATTTTTCGGAGGCTACCCAAAAACGCCAGCTAACGGGGCCGGTGGTACTGCTGATTCCGCCTACAGCGCTGCACGGGCTCATTTACACGCCGGACACCAGAGGCCGTATTCTGACCTTATCCGACAGCTTACTGGATAGCCTGTTCCCGGATACCTCGCCCCTGAAGCCTATGCTGGGATCGGTACAGTGCATTCAGGTGTTCGAAGAGCCTTACTCGGCGCCGGTAGTGGGGCAACTGATTGCCCAGATTGACGAGGAATTATTCGGCGACCAGCCCGAAAAGCGTACCATGCTGCATCTGAGTCTGCAACGGCTCTTTGTTATCCTGTACCGGTTATGGCAGCAAAACCAAACCATGCAGAACAGTCCCAATAACCTACCGCAACACTATTTCCGGCAGTTTCAGCAACGAGTCAGGCAGGTTGGAACGACTCATACGATCACCCAGTATGCCGACGATCTGGCCATCACGCCCGTTCATCTGAACCGGATCTGTCAAGCCGTGGCCGGAAAGTCGGCCAGCCAATTTGTGCAGATGCATATTCTGGACGAAGCCCGCAAGTACCTGACCTATACCACCTATTCTGTGTCGGAGATTGCGTATCTGCTGCATTTCGAGTACCCGAACTACTTTGCCCGGTTTTTCCGAAAGCACATGGGCGTGTCACCCACCCAATTTCGGGAGGGTCAACGCGCTACTTAA